The following proteins are co-located in the Shouchella hunanensis genome:
- a CDS encoding sporulation protein YpjB — protein sequence MWRTILVAVILSVLLLPVFSDAVEDKNPTWNEFDGLAGQLLQQLKQGDIDDAKQTALVLSDEMDVYPFSEEEWTLSSMRTLVTTFESAYDALFAEDVTVEEQVRLAMALRLSTDAVQQVNQPLWNQMDRQLLDSLDRISAVNDPFQSQQYMYEVNRTLQLYDTVRPAVLISKGYEQVSELDAMHHKLQEQQLSQAEIDNHLDVMRHEYLALFAFSSVETVDPGLYVVMFIIGTPVFLTLSYVGFRKFKGQRKKVKQNE from the coding sequence ATGTGGCGAACGATTTTAGTAGCAGTGATCTTGAGCGTTTTGTTGTTGCCTGTATTCAGTGATGCAGTTGAGGACAAGAACCCAACTTGGAATGAATTTGATGGCTTAGCAGGTCAATTACTTCAACAACTAAAGCAAGGCGATATAGATGATGCAAAGCAAACGGCTTTAGTGTTATCCGATGAGATGGATGTCTATCCTTTCTCTGAAGAGGAATGGACTCTTTCATCAATGCGCACACTAGTAACGACGTTTGAATCTGCTTATGATGCGCTGTTTGCAGAGGATGTCACGGTTGAGGAACAAGTGCGCTTGGCAATGGCGCTCAGGCTTAGTACAGATGCTGTTCAGCAAGTAAATCAACCGTTGTGGAATCAAATGGATCGACAATTGTTGGATAGTTTAGATCGAATTAGTGCAGTGAATGACCCGTTTCAATCGCAACAATATATGTATGAGGTCAATCGCACGTTACAACTGTATGATACGGTTCGTCCTGCTGTTTTAATTTCAAAAGGGTATGAGCAAGTAAGTGAGCTTGATGCCATGCATCATAAGCTTCAAGAACAACAGCTGTCTCAAGCTGAAATTGACAATCATCTCGATGTGATGCGCCATGAATACTTAGCGCTATTTGCTTTCTCCTCTGTTGAAACCGTTGACCCTGGCTTATATGTGGTCATGTTTATTATTGGCACACCTGTATTTTTAACACTGAGCTATGTTGGGTTTCGGAAATTTAAGGGGCAACGTAAGAAAGTAAAACAGAACGAATAG
- a CDS encoding DUF1405 domain-containing protein: protein MLAYLFGWLTKRSTLMLLLVVNALGTIYGFYWYGNQLAQTPWHFIPFVPDSPTASLFFVVVLVAFLMKKNVGLIEALAAVTLLKYGIWAVVMNTFQVMEGAPMHWQILMLNLSHAGMALQALLFLPFMRIKAWHLGVALTWTVVNDVIDYVFGMHPWISSVIMPYIQQIGVFTFLLGLASVMLVYLLNVRKRALRLNLP from the coding sequence ATGCTTGCGTATTTATTTGGATGGTTAACTAAGAGGTCAACACTAATGCTGTTATTGGTCGTAAATGCTCTTGGGACGATCTACGGCTTTTACTGGTATGGGAATCAACTGGCACAAACACCTTGGCACTTTATACCATTTGTACCAGATAGTCCAACAGCTAGCCTGTTTTTTGTTGTTGTACTAGTCGCATTTCTAATGAAAAAGAACGTAGGTCTGATAGAAGCATTAGCTGCTGTCACTTTGCTGAAATATGGGATTTGGGCGGTTGTGATGAATACGTTTCAAGTAATGGAAGGCGCACCGATGCATTGGCAAATTCTAATGCTCAATCTTTCTCACGCTGGTATGGCGCTTCAAGCACTTCTTTTCTTACCCTTTATGCGGATTAAAGCATGGCACCTTGGGGTTGCTCTTACTTGGACAGTAGTCAATGATGTCATTGATTATGTTTTCGGGATGCACCCCTGGATTAGCAGTGTCATTATGCCTTATATACAGCAGATTGGTGTATTTACATTTTTATTAGGTTTGGCTTCGGTTATGCTTGTCTACTTATTAAATGTTCGCAAACGTGCGCTTCGGTTAAACTTGCCTTAA
- a CDS encoding menaquinol-cytochrome c reductase cytochrome b/c subunit, producing the protein MHRGKGMKFVGDSRVKVDGRKVNVPKDYSEYPGKTEAFWPNFLLREWMVGAVFLMGFLCLTLAHPAPLEAIADPLEAYIPLPDWYFLFLYQLLKYEFASGDFNTLGTVVIPGIAFGALLLAPWLDTSKERRPHKRPIATALMLLGVASVIFLTWESVDQHDWETAAQQGQLVIAEDVDFDTEAEGYEIYTNNESCISCHGDQMTGGAGAPNLLETEKSAEEVMDVIVNGQGAMPGDLFEGTDEELEILAEFIANHGQDSEE; encoded by the coding sequence ATGCATCGAGGCAAAGGGATGAAATTTGTCGGCGATTCTCGTGTGAAAGTAGACGGACGTAAAGTGAATGTGCCAAAGGATTACTCGGAATATCCGGGTAAGACTGAAGCGTTTTGGCCGAACTTTTTACTTCGAGAATGGATGGTTGGTGCTGTTTTTCTAATGGGGTTTCTTTGTTTAACCCTAGCCCATCCAGCTCCTCTTGAGGCAATTGCCGACCCGTTAGAAGCATACATACCGTTACCGGACTGGTATTTCTTATTTTTGTATCAATTACTTAAATATGAATTTGCTTCTGGAGATTTTAATACATTAGGAACGGTTGTCATTCCTGGTATTGCATTTGGTGCCTTACTACTTGCACCATGGCTTGACACATCAAAAGAGCGTCGTCCGCACAAACGCCCAATTGCAACAGCATTAATGTTGCTTGGTGTAGCATCTGTCATCTTTTTAACGTGGGAGTCTGTTGATCAGCACGATTGGGAAACAGCAGCACAACAAGGGCAGCTTGTTATTGCGGAAGATGTTGATTTTGATACCGAGGCTGAAGGGTATGAAATCTATACAAATAACGAATCTTGTATCAGTTGTCATGGTGATCAGATGACTGGTGGTGCAGGTGCACCAAACCTCTTAGAGACAGAGAAATCTGCTGAAGAAGTGATGGACGTTATTGTAAATGGTCAAGGCGCTATGCCAGGTGACTTGTTTGAAGGAACCGATGAAGAGCTCGAAATTTTAGCAGAATTCATTGCGAACCACGGACAAGATTCTGAGGAATAA
- the qcrB gene encoding menaquinol-cytochrome c reductase cytochrome b subunit: MLQKIYDYVDERLDITPMWRDIADHEVPEHVNPAHHFSAFIYCFGGLTFFVTVIQILSGMFLTMYYVPDIVNAHASVYFLQNDVAMGQIVRGMHHWGASLVIVMMFLHTLRVFFTGSYKKPRELNWVVGVLIFFVMLALGLTGYLLPWDMKAYFATVVTLEIAESVPIIGDFTKALLAGGDIVGAATLTRFFAIHVFFLPAALLGLLGAHFIMIRRQGISGPL, from the coding sequence ATGCTACAAAAAATTTATGATTATGTGGACGAGCGTCTAGATATTACTCCTATGTGGCGTGATATTGCGGATCACGAGGTGCCTGAGCACGTTAACCCGGCTCATCACTTTTCGGCGTTCATATACTGTTTCGGTGGATTAACATTCTTCGTAACGGTCATTCAAATTTTGTCAGGAATGTTTCTGACAATGTATTACGTACCAGATATTGTTAATGCCCATGCATCGGTGTATTTTTTACAAAATGATGTTGCGATGGGACAAATTGTTCGCGGTATGCATCACTGGGGTGCGAGTTTAGTTATTGTCATGATGTTTCTACATACTTTACGTGTATTCTTCACTGGTTCGTATAAAAAACCACGTGAGTTAAACTGGGTGGTTGGTGTATTGATTTTCTTCGTTATGCTTGCGCTTGGTTTAACAGGTTACTTGTTACCTTGGGATATGAAAGCATACTTTGCAACCGTTGTAACACTTGAAATTGCTGAAAGTGTTCCGATTATCGGGGACTTCACAAAAGCGTTACTTGCTGGTGGTGACATCGTTGGTGCTGCGACGTTAACACGTTTCTTTGCCATACATGTATTTTTCTTGCCAGCGGCACTACTTGGACTATTAGGTGCACACTTTATTATGATTCGTAGACAGGGAATCTCTGGACCTCTATAA
- a CDS encoding ubiquinol-cytochrome c reductase iron-sulfur subunit, translating to MSEREHKVSRRQFLSYTLTGVGGFMAAGMLMPMVRFALDPALKAGAESSMEAVCELDDLTDTPQRFTWSFSQQDSWYESTVEQEAYIYLDGDDVIALSSVCTHLGCTIAYNEDESEFACPCHGGRFTEDGTNVPGTPPRRPLDVFEVSVENGTVYLGEVNRRD from the coding sequence GTGAGCGAAAGAGAGCACAAAGTTTCGAGACGGCAATTTTTATCGTACACGCTCACAGGAGTAGGTGGATTTATGGCTGCAGGTATGTTAATGCCCATGGTTCGTTTTGCCCTTGATCCTGCATTAAAAGCAGGCGCTGAGTCTTCTATGGAAGCGGTATGCGAGCTAGACGATTTAACAGATACGCCGCAGCGATTCACATGGAGCTTTAGCCAACAAGATTCTTGGTATGAATCAACCGTTGAGCAAGAAGCATACATCTATTTAGATGGCGACGACGTTATCGCGCTTTCATCAGTTTGTACACACTTAGGTTGTACAATTGCTTATAACGAAGATGAGAGCGAATTTGCGTGTCCGTGCCACGGTGGTCGATTTACAGAGGATGGTACAAACGTACCTGGTACACCACCACGTCGACCGTTAGATGTGTTTGAAGTCAGTGTTGAAAATGGAACCGTATACCTTGGAGAGGTAAACCGAAGAGACTAG
- a CDS encoding YpiF family protein, with translation MRFRTEDTDTYLQSRDYVDTAIVPLVKVSLTADIKSTIQATEFTTILSEEMERQFRGRVMLFPPFSYHDTESAEGKKERLHLWQTELEGAGFNYMILLTSDANWKQDEQALEPLQLVYVPSIALEYIEQKNRKKVMDDQMQQILPLITGLWQKKR, from the coding sequence ATGCGCTTTAGAACCGAAGACACCGATACGTATTTACAATCCCGAGATTATGTTGATACAGCCATTGTACCCCTTGTGAAAGTATCGTTAACGGCAGATATTAAGTCAACCATTCAAGCGACTGAATTTACAACAATTTTGAGTGAGGAAATGGAACGTCAATTTCGAGGACGGGTTATGCTGTTCCCACCATTTAGCTATCATGATACCGAATCAGCCGAAGGGAAAAAAGAGCGGCTACACCTTTGGCAGACGGAATTAGAGGGCGCTGGATTCAACTACATGATTTTGCTAACATCAGATGCGAATTGGAAGCAGGATGAACAAGCATTAGAGCCGTTACAATTGGTGTACGTACCATCAATTGCTCTTGAATACATTGAACAAAAAAACAGAAAAAAAGTCATGGATGATCAAATGCAACAAATTTTACCGTTAATTACGGGGTTATGGCAAAAAAAACGCTGA
- a CDS encoding ReoY family proteolytic degradation factor, with product MGSIIPVMDKKSFLRSFLKRHQLKRRECAWLLNYLMNDDSLMERVHFLDRSDETPKALVISAQGIDTVPFSFRKQHHVTTDCEKAFHDIRLNHTEEIYIELHFKDQELHAQYLAVLEDNPYLPETKERKQRFETEADVVLTESIRQFQLKKINEEINQALDAHDKDAFLALTEKLNHLLKNS from the coding sequence TTGGGTAGCATTATTCCTGTAATGGATAAAAAGTCTTTTTTGCGTAGTTTCCTCAAACGACATCAATTAAAACGCCGTGAGTGTGCTTGGTTGCTAAATTATTTAATGAACGATGATAGCTTAATGGAACGAGTTCATTTTTTAGATCGTTCTGATGAAACACCAAAGGCACTTGTTATTTCTGCTCAAGGGATCGACACAGTTCCATTTTCGTTTCGAAAGCAGCATCACGTGACAACAGACTGTGAAAAAGCGTTTCATGATATTCGCTTAAATCATACGGAAGAGATTTACATTGAACTTCATTTTAAAGACCAAGAACTTCATGCGCAGTACCTAGCGGTTCTTGAAGACAACCCGTATTTACCGGAAACAAAAGAACGAAAGCAACGGTTTGAAACAGAGGCTGATGTTGTTTTAACAGAAAGCATTCGCCAATTTCAGTTAAAAAAAATAAATGAGGAAATTAATCAAGCGTTAGATGCGCATGATAAAGACGCGTTTCTCGCCTTAACAGAAAAACTAAATCATTTATTAAAAAACTCCTAA
- a CDS encoding tetratricopeptide repeat protein → MLKEHVFSKIEAGNIEAALAYLAEHALSDNHQIRFEVAELYYELGHIREARTIVEELRSLYPDEGSLAILSAEMMIDEDQEDAAIELLLEVGVKDDSFVQAQLLLADLYQLQALDEVAEQKLLAALQKDPEEMILIYALGEFYLNQGAYNKAIPYLKQSLHAQLGEVNVGLSLAEAYSGNGQFEEALHLYHQQETNKMTPDQLFSFGFTAYQQGDYPVVIEQLGAVKSLDADFTSVYVPLAKAYEAENRLDEAFETLKDGIRMDEFNDQLPMMAGQVLTKMNDLVGAEQYFRQALALNPSNMTSIQALAALLKEEERAEELQELIEYVQEHGEHDPVLTWYHAFAKAQLESYEEARLLYEEAEPFFKEDADFLIEYGYFLLEEGKRQKAAVFFRQALYVDPTRTDLIELIDQLQHEE, encoded by the coding sequence ATGTTGAAAGAACATGTTTTTTCTAAAATAGAGGCTGGAAACATTGAAGCTGCTTTAGCGTATTTAGCTGAACATGCTCTATCAGACAACCACCAAATTCGGTTTGAAGTGGCTGAGCTCTATTACGAACTTGGGCACATTCGTGAAGCACGAACCATTGTGGAAGAACTTCGGTCACTTTATCCAGATGAAGGCTCTTTAGCCATTCTTTCAGCGGAAATGATGATTGACGAAGATCAAGAGGATGCAGCCATTGAATTACTATTAGAAGTTGGCGTAAAAGATGACAGCTTCGTACAAGCACAACTATTGCTTGCCGATTTGTATCAATTGCAAGCTCTTGATGAAGTTGCCGAACAGAAGTTACTTGCCGCCTTGCAAAAAGACCCTGAAGAAATGATCCTTATTTATGCGCTAGGTGAATTCTATTTAAATCAAGGGGCATACAATAAGGCGATTCCGTATTTAAAACAATCTCTTCATGCTCAATTAGGTGAAGTGAACGTTGGATTATCATTGGCAGAAGCATATAGCGGAAATGGTCAATTTGAAGAGGCCTTGCATTTGTATCATCAACAGGAAACAAATAAAATGACGCCTGATCAGTTATTCAGCTTTGGGTTTACTGCTTATCAACAAGGTGATTATCCAGTTGTTATTGAACAGCTCGGTGCGGTAAAAAGTTTAGATGCGGATTTTACAAGTGTTTATGTGCCACTTGCAAAAGCATATGAGGCTGAAAATCGTTTAGATGAGGCATTTGAGACGTTGAAAGATGGTATTCGAATGGATGAATTTAATGACCAACTCCCAATGATGGCTGGTCAAGTGTTGACAAAAATGAATGACCTCGTCGGTGCTGAGCAATACTTTCGACAAGCTTTGGCGTTAAACCCTTCAAATATGACTAGCATACAAGCACTTGCTGCATTATTGAAGGAAGAAGAAAGAGCAGAAGAGCTACAAGAGCTTATTGAATATGTACAAGAGCATGGTGAACATGATCCTGTACTAACGTGGTACCACGCTTTTGCTAAAGCACAATTGGAATCGTATGAAGAAGCCCGTCTATTATATGAAGAAGCGGAACCGTTTTTTAAGGAAGATGCTGACTTTTTAATTGAATATGGCTACTTTCTCTTAGAAGAAGGAAAACGTCAAAAAGCAGCTGTGTTCTTTAGACAAGCGCTATACGTTGATCCGACAAGAACAGACTTAATCGAGCTTATTGACCAGCTCCAACACGAGGAATGA
- a CDS encoding prephenate dehydrogenase, with translation MTNIFIIGMGLIGGSLSLALKNDSTFHRLGYDISEDETNMAHQLGVIDERVTRLQDGAERADVIIIATPVGVTIKIMEQLSTMALKKGVILTDVGSTKRTIVEQAERLLPSVCFIGGHPMAGSHKSGVTAAQEHLFENAFYLLTPTAETSRDELISLKNILKLTKARFIELDAKRHDRLVGVVSHFPHIVAAGLVHQLEKMQATDDQVTALAAGGFKDITRIASASPIMWRDILVHNKEEMIRLMNEWQQDMDGIRELIENEDHESIYHFFAGARQVREGLPQKSRGAIPAFYDLYVDVPDHLGVVSDVTYVLAENKIHLTNIRILEAREDIMGVLRLSFRSEEDRTHARTVLMERHYQIYEQ, from the coding sequence ATGACGAACATCTTTATCATTGGTATGGGCCTAATTGGGGGCTCATTGTCCCTTGCTTTGAAAAATGATTCAACCTTTCACCGGCTAGGCTATGATATTTCAGAGGACGAAACGAATATGGCACATCAATTAGGGGTTATTGATGAGCGTGTGACACGTTTACAGGATGGTGCTGAACGTGCGGACGTCATTATTATTGCCACGCCAGTTGGTGTGACAATAAAGATTATGGAACAGCTAAGTACGATGGCACTGAAAAAAGGCGTCATCTTAACAGATGTAGGCTCGACGAAACGAACAATCGTCGAGCAAGCAGAGCGACTGTTACCATCTGTGTGCTTTATTGGTGGACATCCGATGGCTGGCTCGCATAAGTCTGGTGTTACGGCAGCACAAGAACATTTATTTGAAAATGCGTTCTATCTTTTAACACCAACCGCAGAGACGTCTCGGGATGAATTGATTTCATTGAAAAATATTCTAAAATTGACGAAGGCGCGATTTATTGAACTAGATGCAAAGCGACACGATCGACTTGTTGGTGTTGTCAGCCACTTTCCTCACATTGTAGCAGCTGGACTCGTACATCAACTTGAAAAGATGCAAGCAACAGATGATCAAGTGACTGCACTTGCTGCTGGAGGTTTTAAAGACATTACAAGAATTGCCTCAGCAAGCCCTATTATGTGGCGTGATATTTTAGTACATAATAAAGAAGAAATGATTCGATTAATGAATGAGTGGCAGCAAGATATGGATGGCATACGTGAATTAATTGAAAACGAGGATCATGAGAGCATCTATCATTTCTTTGCAGGAGCCCGTCAGGTTCGTGAAGGTTTACCGCAGAAGTCTCGCGGGGCAATTCCGGCATTTTACGACTTATATGTGGATGTTCCGGATCATCTCGGAGTCGTTTCGGATGTTACCTATGTCCTTGCAGAAAATAAAATTCATCTGACCAACATTCGAATTCTCGAGGCAAGAGAAGATATTATGGGTGTTTTACGTTTGAGCTTCCGCTCGGAAGAAGATCGAACTCACGCTCGGACGGTCCTAATGGAACGGCATTATCAAATTTACGAACAATAG
- the hisC gene encoding histidinol-phosphate transaminase translates to MLVKKQIRGLPAYAPGKPIAEVKREYGLDHVIKMASNENPYGASPKVAERIATIASETAIYPDGYGTELREALATKHQVSEKQIILGNGSDEVIQFLCRGFLSADTNTVMATPSFSQYKLNATIEAAEIVEIPVTNSGNHDLEAMLAAINEQTRIVWVCNPNNPNGVALSREAFVHFLDRVPKECLVVSDEAYYEYVTMADYPDSVSLLSAYPQLVVLRTFSKAYGLAGLRVGYGIASESVAQAIDPIRPPFNNNAIAHQAALAALEDEGFIQLCKEKNEQERQRLRTYFEEEGFFVYPSETNFLLVETSIPGNQLFQAFLEKGFILRSGEALGYPTGIRISIGSKEENDAFLKVAPAIFNTWKT, encoded by the coding sequence ATGCTCGTTAAGAAACAAATTCGTGGTCTACCTGCGTATGCACCAGGCAAACCAATTGCTGAGGTGAAGCGCGAATATGGATTAGATCATGTTATAAAAATGGCATCAAACGAAAATCCGTATGGTGCGTCACCAAAAGTGGCTGAGAGAATCGCCACGATTGCGAGTGAAACGGCTATTTATCCCGATGGCTACGGAACGGAGCTGCGGGAAGCTTTAGCAACAAAACATCAAGTAAGTGAAAAGCAAATTATTCTAGGCAATGGATCCGATGAAGTCATACAATTTCTATGTCGAGGGTTTTTATCGGCTGATACCAATACGGTTATGGCTACGCCTTCTTTTTCACAATATAAATTAAATGCAACTATTGAAGCCGCTGAAATTGTTGAGATTCCAGTTACAAACAGTGGAAATCATGACTTAGAAGCGATGCTTGCAGCGATTAACGAGCAAACGCGCATCGTTTGGGTGTGCAATCCAAATAATCCTAACGGTGTTGCGTTAAGTCGGGAAGCGTTTGTCCACTTTTTAGATCGTGTTCCTAAAGAGTGCTTAGTCGTTTCAGACGAGGCTTACTACGAATATGTGACAATGGCTGATTATCCTGATAGCGTATCGCTGCTTTCTGCTTATCCGCAGCTAGTTGTGTTACGTACGTTTTCCAAAGCATACGGATTGGCTGGTTTACGAGTAGGCTATGGTATTGCGAGTGAAAGCGTGGCGCAAGCGATTGACCCTATTAGACCTCCGTTTAATAATAATGCGATAGCACATCAAGCAGCTCTGGCTGCATTGGAAGACGAAGGGTTTATTCAATTATGCAAAGAAAAGAACGAGCAAGAGAGGCAGCGTTTAAGAACTTATTTTGAAGAGGAGGGTTTCTTCGTTTATCCGTCCGAAACCAATTTTCTTCTAGTTGAAACAAGTATTCCAGGGAATCAACTTTTTCAGGCGTTTCTTGAAAAAGGGTTTATTCTTCGATCCGGTGAAGCATTAGGTTATCCAACTGGAATTCGGATTTCTATTGGTAGTAAGGAAGAAAATGATGCTTTTTTGAAAGTGGCACCGGCCATATTTAACACATGGAAAACTTAA
- the trpA gene encoding tryptophan synthase subunit alpha has translation MNRLTQALQKDDLFIPFITAGDPSLDVTIALLLSLQKQGADVIELGVPYSDPLADGPTIQAASIRAIQAGTTLPQILEMIPLARKKGVHVPIILFTYANPLYQYGFETFVEQASTFEVDGVLVPDLPFEEAQTLASLCKANGLSFISMVAPTSRERIKKIASSASGFLYCVSTTGVTGARDQLPADLKRFIQTVKQHAQVPCVVGFGIHKREQVDAIQQYADGVVIGSAIVKEIEKRGERLLSKREKEAALAEIEQYIGELQGINTASY, from the coding sequence ATGAATAGACTAACCCAAGCGTTACAAAAGGATGATTTGTTTATTCCATTTATTACAGCAGGAGATCCTTCTCTTGACGTGACGATTGCGCTATTGCTTTCATTACAAAAGCAAGGGGCCGATGTCATTGAATTAGGTGTGCCCTACTCTGATCCTTTAGCGGATGGCCCCACGATACAAGCTGCTTCTATTCGAGCAATCCAGGCAGGAACGACCTTGCCGCAAATTTTAGAAATGATTCCACTGGCCCGAAAAAAAGGTGTGCATGTACCCATTATTTTGTTTACGTATGCGAATCCTCTTTATCAATACGGATTTGAAACATTTGTAGAACAGGCGTCGACCTTTGAAGTAGACGGTGTACTCGTTCCGGATTTACCTTTTGAAGAAGCACAGACGTTGGCATCACTATGTAAAGCAAACGGCTTGTCTTTTATTTCAATGGTAGCTCCAACTTCTAGAGAACGAATAAAAAAGATTGCTTCATCTGCAAGCGGCTTTTTATATTGTGTATCAACGACAGGCGTAACGGGCGCTCGTGATCAGTTGCCTGCTGATTTAAAACGTTTTATTCAGACAGTAAAGCAGCATGCTCAAGTTCCTTGTGTTGTTGGATTCGGTATTCATAAACGTGAGCAAGTAGATGCTATCCAACAGTATGCTGATGGAGTTGTGATTGGGAGTGCGATTGTGAAAGAGATTGAAAAGCGTGGAGAACGACTTTTAAGCAAAAGAGAAAAAGAAGCAGCGCTTGCTGAGATTGAACAGTATATTGGTGAGCTTCAAGGAATAAATACGGCCTCTTATTAA
- the trpB gene encoding tryptophan synthase subunit beta: MKTNLYPTEQGRFGEYGGQYVPETIMSALEELEAALDEALADPAFTSELTTLLTNYAGRKTPITFADQLSKALGNVSIYLKREDLVHTGAHKLNNALGQVLLAKRMGKKKIVAETGAGQHGVATATVAAKFGMDCLIYMGETDMERQQLNVFRMELLGAKVIPATSGSKTLKDATNEAIRHWVTNADDTFYIIGSVVGPHPYPKMVRQFQRIIGDEAKEQMLTDYGEFPDTIIACVGGGSNAIGMFYPFIEDDVSLVGVEAAGLGVHSPHHAATLTKGTKGIIHGSLTYLLQDEVGQIIEPYSISAGLDYPGIGPEHAYLADSGRVTYEAVTDEDALSALRMLAEHEGIICALESAHAVAQAIKQSKAGKKETILICLSGRGDKDMHTIYKNVEGESAHE; this comes from the coding sequence ATGAAAACAAATCTTTATCCAACTGAGCAAGGTCGTTTCGGCGAGTATGGTGGACAATATGTGCCAGAGACAATTATGAGTGCACTTGAGGAATTAGAGGCGGCTTTGGATGAAGCATTAGCGGACCCTGCGTTTACAAGTGAATTAACAACATTGTTAACAAATTATGCAGGCCGAAAAACTCCGATCACATTTGCCGATCAGCTAAGTAAAGCACTAGGGAATGTCTCCATTTATTTAAAGCGAGAAGATCTAGTACACACAGGCGCACACAAGCTAAATAATGCTCTCGGGCAAGTACTGTTAGCCAAACGAATGGGTAAAAAGAAAATTGTTGCTGAAACAGGTGCTGGCCAGCATGGTGTAGCGACCGCAACCGTAGCTGCGAAATTTGGCATGGACTGTTTAATTTATATGGGTGAAACGGATATGGAGCGACAGCAGTTAAATGTGTTTCGAATGGAGCTTCTTGGTGCGAAAGTTATCCCAGCGACAAGCGGAAGTAAAACATTAAAAGATGCTACAAATGAAGCGATTCGGCACTGGGTAACCAATGCTGACGATACGTTTTACATTATCGGTTCTGTCGTTGGTCCTCACCCTTACCCAAAAATGGTTCGCCAATTTCAACGGATCATTGGCGACGAGGCAAAAGAGCAGATGCTTACTGATTATGGTGAATTTCCGGATACCATTATTGCATGCGTCGGTGGAGGAAGTAATGCGATTGGGATGTTTTATCCGTTTATCGAAGACGATGTTTCATTAGTCGGTGTTGAGGCAGCTGGCCTCGGCGTCCATTCTCCTCATCACGCTGCAACGTTAACAAAAGGAACAAAAGGAATCATTCACGGTTCATTAACGTATTTACTGCAAGACGAGGTAGGTCAAATTATAGAGCCCTATTCTATTTCAGCTGGACTTGATTATCCTGGAATTGGTCCGGAGCATGCGTATCTAGCAGATTCAGGTCGCGTTACGTATGAAGCGGTAACCGATGAAGATGCCCTCTCTGCTTTGCGTATGCTTGCTGAACACGAGGGCATTATTTGTGCTTTGGAATCAGCACATGCTGTTGCTCAAGCGATTAAACAAAGTAAAGCAGGTAAAAAAGAAACGATTTTAATTTGTTTGTCCGGTCGTGGTGACAAAGACATGCATACCATTTATAAAAACGTCGAAGGAGAATCCGCTCATGAATAG
- a CDS encoding phosphoribosylanthranilate isomerase, translated as MKTKYCGIQSKEDLEVVAHSLCDYIGYVFAKSKRQVLLDDVMHWNQSVPHEKKNVALVVNATIEQIKPLFEANIFHVLQLHGSESVESVKAVRHAYPTIELWKAIHVDDSTVEQLHRYAPYVDGLLLDTKSTQAWGGTGQTFDWERIPTFIQVANRYETPLFIAGGIKKENIQDAQQYNVFGLDLSSGIERNGRKNIRAIEELEEVIER; from the coding sequence ATGAAGACGAAATATTGTGGGATTCAATCGAAAGAAGATCTAGAAGTTGTCGCTCACTCATTGTGTGATTACATTGGTTATGTTTTTGCAAAAAGTAAACGTCAAGTACTTCTTGATGATGTGATGCATTGGAATCAGTCTGTTCCTCATGAAAAGAAAAATGTTGCGCTTGTTGTAAATGCAACAATAGAACAAATAAAACCCCTTTTTGAAGCGAACATCTTCCACGTTCTTCAACTTCATGGAAGTGAGTCCGTGGAGAGTGTTAAAGCTGTTCGACATGCTTATCCAACTATTGAACTTTGGAAAGCGATCCATGTTGATGATAGTACTGTTGAGCAGCTTCATCGTTATGCTCCTTACGTAGATGGTCTTTTGTTAGATACAAAAAGCACACAAGCGTGGGGTGGAACGGGGCAAACATTTGATTGGGAACGCATTCCTACATTTATACAAGTTGCAAATCGATATGAAACGCCTCTGTTTATTGCTGGTGGAATAAAAAAAGAAAATATTCAAGATGCACAACAATATAACGTGTTTGGCTTAGATTTATCGAGCGGAATAGAGCGCAACGGACGAAAAAATATACGGGCAATAGAAGAGCTTGAAGAGGTGATCGAGAGATGA